The sequence TACTATTTGCATTTGATGGAAAAAGAGTTTTTAACTAAAGTGCTAAAATAAAAATGTAGAGGGCAAAATTTTATATTAAACAAAGGTGACAGCATAATGATATCTATACATAATCCATATGAGGTGTAGATGATAAATATAAAATAAAATGCTTTTAATTATTTCAAAATAATTAGTAGTCTTGAATTTTTGTTTATCCTATTTTAGATATAATGAAATCAATAATTTTAAGGAGAATGTATGGCAAATATAACAGTAGGCGGAAATGTAGCAAATTTAGTAGGAAATGAAGTAAATGTAGGTGATTTAGCGCCAGTTGTAGAACTTGCAGCAAAAGATCTCTCATCTATAAAAGTTGGTGGTGTTAGTGATAAAATTCAAATTCTAGCAGTAGTTCCATCTTTAGATACAGAAGTTTGTGCGACAGAAACAAGAAAATTTAACCAAAGTGTAGCAGGCAAAGACAATGTTAAACTAACTGTCATATCTATGGATTTACCATTTGCAATGGGTAGATTTTGCTCAACCGAAGGTATAGAAAACATCCAAGTTGGAAGTGATTTTAGAAATAAAGATTTTGCAAATGCTTATGGTGTTTTAATAAAAGATGGGGCACTTGCTGGACTTAGTGCAAGAGCTATTTTTATTGTTAATAAAGATGGAAAAATTATCCATAAAGAGATAGTAAGCGAGGTTACAAATGAGCCAAACTACGAAACTATCCAAAAAATTATTAAAGAAAATGGTGGTTGTTCTACGGGTGGTTGTTCTTTATAATTTAAGTAGGCGCTTGCCTACTTTTTCTTACTAATCTTTATCTAAATAACTCTATAATCTGTTATAATAATCTAATATTTTTAAAAGGCAAACTATGAAATGGCGTGATAGAAGGCAAAGTAATAATGTAGAAGATAGAAGAGGTGAGCAAGTAAGAGCTGGAATGAACTTGCAAGCAATTATACCAATTGCAAGATTTCTACTACAAACAAAAATAGGCAAAATTGTATTAATAATCGGTGTTATAGCGTATTTCTTGGGCTTTAACCCTCTTTCAATGTTAAATTTATCTGCCCCTGCAACCTCAAATCAAGCCATTACTAAAAACGATGAGGAACAAGCTAAATTTATAGCAACTATTCTAGCAGAAACTGAAGATGTTTGGAATAATATTTTTGCAAAAAATAGTTCAAAATATGTTGAGCCAAATTTAGTTCTGTTTCGTGGTGTTGTAAATAGTGGTTGTGGCTTTGCAAGCTCACAAGTTGGACCATTTTATTGTCCAAATGATCAAAAAATATACATTGACCTAAACTTTTTTAATGAGTTAGCAAAAAGATATAATGCTCCTGGAGATTTTGCTAATGCTTATGTTTTAGCCCATGAAGTTGGGCATCATGTGCAGTATTTAACAGGTACTTTAAAAAAGGCAGAGGAGCTAAAAAAACAGACATCAGACAAAGCTCGTAAAAATGCTATTCAAGTAAAAGTAGAACTTCAAGCTGATTGCTATGCTGGAATTTGGGCACATTATGTTCATTTTGAAAAAAATCTTCTTGAAGATGGCGACATAGATGAGGCTTTAAATGCTGCTAATATGATAGGAGATGACGCTTTGCAAAGAAAGGCTAGGGGCTATGTTGTGCCTGATTCTTTTACACATGGAACTTCAAAACAGAGAAAAGAGTGGTTTTATAAGGGCTTTAAAAGCGGAAATTTAAAAAACTGTAACACAAAAATATAATTAATTTAATTTTCTAATTATGTACTTTAAAAGAGTGCATATAGCTTATTTATTTAATCTTTTACAAAAAAAAGGTGACTTTAATTCATCGCCTAACTTGCAGGCTTTTTTAGCAAATTCTACTGATTTACTTAAATTTACAATTTGTCCATATCCGTAAATATATGCTAACTTACTACAAGCAAAACTATCTCCTGTTTCACAAGCATTTTCATGTGCCTTTATAGTTTTTTTAGAAAATTCATCTACGCGTTTCATATCTGGTGTTGGATTATTTGCATATAAGCCTACTATTTTATTACAAGAATCTCCATTATTAGCCTCACACTGTTTTTTATAAATTTGAACTGATTTATCAAAGTATAAATTAGATTTAGTTAAATTATGCTCTACCGCAGGATTTCCCATACCATATATATTAGATAATTTATAGCAAGAGTTAGCGTCTTCTAGATTACAATTTTTCATATAACCTTCAAAAGCCTTCTTATAAAGCTTATCTGCATCATTTATATATTTTTTTTCTTCGCCATTACTATTATAAAGTTTAATTAACTCTTCGCATGAATCTCCATCGCCCATTTCACATTTTTTTGTGTGTATTTGAACTAATTGTTTATATAGACCATCTAAATTTGAAGATCCATTCTCAATAATTCCATATTTATATAAATTTATAATTATGTTGCAATTTTTAGTATCGCCTTCATTACATTTTTCTTTATAATGCGCCTCTACTTTGCTATATAGTTCATCTGCTTTTGCCGTGTCCATCTCGACACCTTCTCCGTATTTATAAGCATCGGCCAATTGCGAACAATAACTATAATCCCCTATTTCACATTTTTCTTTATAAATTTCAACTGCTTTTATAAAATAGTTTTTTGACAACTCTAGTGTTTCATTAGTTTTTATTTTATGTCTGTTTTGAAGCGCCAAAGACTTACAGGCATTTCCATCACCAAATTCGCACTTTTGCTCTAATTCACTCATTCCAAAACAACTAGTTAAGATAAAAAATCCTATTAAAATTATTTCTCTCATTTTATATTCCTAATAATTAAATTTATCATTTTCACCTTTGATATTTATTTTAATTTATCTATTTTAGCACAAGATATTTTATTTCCTAAGTTGCAAGCTTTTTCATACATTTTTTTAGCAATGTTCATATCTTTGGTAATACCTGCACCATTTTCATATAAATACCCTAGAATAAAACAACCTTTGGAATTATTTAAATCACAACTTTTTTTATATAATTCTTTTACTTTAGTTATATCATTATAATTTATATATCCTAGCTCTACACACGAGTTTCCATCACCCAAATCACAACCTTTCTCGTAAAGTTGTTTCATATTTTCAAGAGCTTTTTCATCACCAATATTATAAGAACTTTCATACTCTTTTGCAAATTCATAACATAATTTTTTATCACATATGTTTAAAATTTTTTCAAAATTTATATTTTTGTTTATTGTTTGCAACCAGTCAAGGTTAAAATAATACTCGGTATGTCCTAGGGAATTGGCTTTATTGTAAAACTCAAGAGCTTTACTAAAATTTTCATCTAAGAAGTAACCAGTCTCATACATTTCACCTAATAACCCACAAAAATTACCATTTCCTAAGGAACATTTCTGTTCAAATAGCTCTTTTATATTGTTTGGATCTTTTTCACTTTCCTCATACAACGAAATTAATGTTTTGCAATAGTTTTTGGTTTTTAATTCACAATTTTTAATATAATACTTCTCTGCTTTTATATAATCTGTTTGTGTAAGTTTGCCAATAAAATATATATTTCCCAAAAAGCCACATTGTTTTAAATCTCCTCTTTCGCAACTATTTTGGAGTATTTTAGTTGCTTTGTCGCTTTGTTTATTATTAAAATAATAATCAGCCAAGTAGGAACAAGAATCTCCATCTTTTAAATCACAGCCTTTTTGGTATAAATTTAATATAGCTTTATAATCTTTATTTTCTTTTTCTTCCATATAATAAATTAATCCTAAATTTCCACATGCATAACCTTTGTTTAAATTACACTCTTCTTGTAATTTATCTCTTAAAGATTGTAAATTACAAGCATAATTGAAATAGCTACAATTTCCTCTCTTTTTATAAAAATTACAATTTTCTTTTAAGATAGATAATGCTTTATTTAGATTTAATTTGCTAAATTCTGGATTTTGTATAGAATAAAATGCCATTTTTTCGCAAGATGAATTTACAGGATTTATCTTGCAAGCTTTTTCATAATAATATTTTGACTTATTAAAATCTTGTTTGCTATTATTATATGGATAGTGCAAATCTCCTAGTATCTCACAAGAGAATTCATCATCTAAATCACACCCTTTTTTATAAATATCCATTTTTTCTTCTTCTGTTCTTCCATTTCCACCTAACACTACAATCAAATCATAGCAAGCTTTTCCTAGCCCCAAATTGCAAGCTTTTTTAATAAAAAACTCTGATTTTGTTTTATTATATTCTACATCTTCTTTGCTTCCATAGTTGTGCCATAATCCTAAGGTATGGCACGAGTTACCATCTGCAATTTCACATCTTGCCTTTAATTCATCAGCTGTATTTCCAAAACAACTAGTTAAGATAAATAATCCTATTAAAATAAATTTTTTCATTTTATTTTCCTAATATAATTTAATTTTACCATTTTTATCTTTGATATTTATTCTACAAAGCTTTATATAAGTAAATCCTGCACATATTTTGAAATCTCTTCATTTTTACTAGGGCATTCTTCAACAAACATAGGATCTAAATGGGTCAAAAAATGCCAATCCTTAGAACCACTCTTTTTATACAAAATAGCTTCTCCATCTTCTGAACCTTTATAGCTTCTATCTACTTCATAACCCAAATTTTCTAAGACTTTTTTGACTTTTTTATAAAGATTTTCTCTTTTTTCAATATAGCTTTTAACCTCATCATTATTAACAAAATATGCATCTACAAGTGTGTGAGTTCCTACTATTTTGTTTTGTGTCTCGTCTAAATTTACAACTTTGCTCCAATCTATATAAATTTCATTTTCGCTTCTAAACATAAATTTAGTAAATGGCAAAATATTTGTTTTATAATGAACTTCTACATAATCACTAAAAGCTTTATAATCTAGCGTTTCGTATTCAAAACCATCTTCTATCAAGTACTTATATCCTGGCAGTTTTTTAGCAAATTCTCGCCCACTCTCAAGAGTTTCAAACACTCCTATAATGGTGCTATAATTATCTTGTCTTATAGTAAGTAGATACAAAACATTTCCTTTGTATGATTTTAATATTAATAAAATTTATCTGTATTCTAGCATAAACTAAATTTTGTATAGATAATAACGGGTTTTCACCCGCTATTATAGTTAATTTTTAGGGTTTGAGAGATACTCGCTAAGAGCTTTCATATCTTCATCATTTATCTCGGTTTTTCTAAAAAATGGCATACTATGCTTGCCCTCTCTTACAAAAAACTCAACTAATTCAGGAACTAAATCTGTTCTTTTTGTAAGTTCAGTTGGAATGCCACTATCTTTATAAAGCACAACAAGTGCATTTGTTCCTGGCATATTTGCACCATGACACGGCAAACACCAATAATCATAAACCTTTTTACCTCTTTGTAAAGTTTCATCTTGTGGAATATCGGACATTTTTATGCTATTTTCAGCTATTGCAAAGCTACTTAAAATTGCCATTAAAAGTCCAAATTTGGCTAAAATTTTAACTATTTTCATTTTGCACCTCCGTTTTTGGCTTCTCTTAGAGATTTTGGCCAAATTCCTCCACGACCAGGAGCCATAATACCATTTGGATCTATTGCGTCTTTTAATTTTTCTATAAATTTCTTTAAAATATGATCATTATAAGAATATACATCATAAACATCATCTTGGAATGTAGGTGCAGCTCTATAATCGCCCCAACCATTATCTGCAGCTACTTCTATCATTTTACGATATGCTATTCTCATTTTTTTGTTATGCTCTATATCTGTTCTTGAGTTTCCAAAACCTAGCATAAAACAAAATGCCCTATACATCCAACTTCTAGGATGAGCAAAAGGAGTAATTGGCGAAGGCATACCAAGCTCGTGAAACACATCTATATAAACATCTTGACATTTTAAAAGCTCTTTTCCATCTCGTGGAATTATAGGAGAGAACCAAACATGTCCATCTTGAGGGTCAAGTTTTTCACCCCTTGTGCTAAGCCAAAAAATTTCCATACTTGGAATTCCAAGAGAAACTTTATGTTTAAGTTTTTCAATATCATCTTTACTTAAAGGAAGTGAAAATTCCTGAACTAACTCAAGTTTTGAACCATCTATTACACTAAAACGCTTTTTGATATACTCTGCATTTGCTTTAACAGAGTCTTTGTTTCCATAAATTGGAATGTCAATTTGCCAATATGGAATTTTATTCTTTAAAGCATAGTTTTGAATCTTTTCAAGATCAGGTTTTCCACCATTTGAAGTAAGATAAGATTTTAACTCAGGATTCATCTCTTTGCCGTGAGGTGGGTTTAAAGGGCTTCTATAAAGTGGCCAACCTATAATAAAAGAGTCTTCCAAATAGTTTAAAATTTCAACCATTGGAATTATATCTTCACGGCGTGGAGTTGTAAGGCTATAAAGTGCATAAAATTCAGGCTTTGGCATAAGCCAAAATCCCATTTTTGTAACTATTCCAAAATTTGATTGAGCAAAAAGGCCGTCCACATAAGCACCATATCCATATTTATTTTCGGCAAATGTTTTAGCATTTGGCAATGCTCCCATACCTGTTCTCATAACTTCACCATTTGCAAGCACAACTTCCATACCACAATGTGCACCAAAGTGATCTCTATACATTCCATATGTATAGCCCCAGCCGTGATCTAGTGCATTTCCGACAGGACTCCCCCAACCTGGATCTGGAATATCCATCATTACATTTAGGTTATTTTTCTCACAATATTCATAAAAGTCAAAATAACTAACTCCTGGCTCCAAAATACAGAAATTTCTTTTATCATCAACTTCTATAATTTTGTTCATTCTTTTTAGATCAACAACCACATCTCCACGGCGATTTGGAGCAGATGAACCATATCCTAAATTCTTACCTGTTGAGATTGGAAAGAGTGGAATTTTATACTCATTTGCAATCTTTACAATAGCTTGAACCTCAGCAGTATCTTTTGGTGCAACAGCAAGTGAAGGTATTGGTTCAGTTGGTTCGTCCCATTCTGGAGAATACGCATCTCTATAGAGTTTGATATCTTCTTCTTTATCAAATACCCATTTTTCTCCTATGGCTTTTTTAAATTTTTCTATAGCAGTTTTAAAATTAGCTTCGCTAACTCCTATTGGAAGTATCATATGTCTCTCCTTTTATTTGATGTTATTACCCACGAATACAAAGTAGTTTTGTAGCTATCTTTTTGAGCTATTTTTGTAAAACTTTTTGCAATATCTTTTTCATTAAAATTAAAATTTGTTAAATCAAAAGCTAGTTTATTGATAAAATAATCATCTTTTATATAATTTCTAACAGATTTTAATCCTTTCAAATCATTAAAATTATCATTTATAGCATAGATATTTAGATGTAATGGTCTTAAATTTAGACTTTTTACAGCTTGAGAAATAACAAAAAAACTCTCATAACTTGTAAATCCGCAAAGTATTGAGTTAGAAGAAATATCTTTTAATAGTTTTGTATAGATATGTGAAATATCTCCATTTAAGCCATAAAGATTAGAATTGTTAGTTGAAATTTTTTTAGCAAAATATTTACTTATAATAGAGCTTTCATCATAAAATAGATGAGTGTAATTTATATTTTTTGAAAAATTTTTATCAAAAACAAAAGCACTTGCACTGTTCATTAAGGTGCCAGTAGCTAATGCAATTTTTAAAAAATTTCGCCTAGATAACTTTTGCATGAGCACTCCTTTCTAGTTTTGTTAATAAAATTATATTATTAGATATATAAAAAATTAATTTTAAAATTTTGTAACAAAAATATTTTAGATTAATTTAAAATTTTGTTATCCAACAAAAATTCAACACTAAATATATACAATTAAACTATCTTAACAAACAGAAGGAGAAAAGATGAGTAAGAAATCTTTAAAAACAAAAACAAAAGGTCTATTATTAGGTGCAGCTTTAGTTAGTGCAACAGTTTTAAGTGCAGGTCAAGCTAAATGTGGCGCAAGTAAATGTGGTTCTAACAATATGGAAAGTAAATCATCTAAAAGTATGGACGCTAAATGTGGTGCAGGTAAATGTGGAAGCAAAAAAGATGCTAAAAAAATGGATGCTAAATGTGGCGCACATATGGAAGAAAATGTTACTAAAAAAATGGATGCTAAATGTGGCGCAGGTAAATGTGGTGGTGATGTAGAAGAAAAAGCTACTACTAAAAAAATGGATGCTAAATGTGGCGCAGGAAAGTGCGGTAGCTAATAAATGGAAAAATTACAAGGTTGTGGTTTAGGACTTAGAAGAGAATTTTTGGTTGAGGCTCTAAGTAGCGACTTTAAACCTGATTTTTGGGAGATAACTCCCGAAAATTGGATACAAATGCCCTATCATCACAGAGAAAACTTTGAAAAAATAGTCTCTCAAAACAAAATAGTAGCTCATGGAGTGTCTTTATCTATTGGCTCAAATAAAAAACCATCTAAAAAGTTTTTAAAAGACCTTAGAGAGTTTTTAGATAAATATAATATCAAAGAGTATTCAGAGCATATAAGTTTTTCGCATGTTGATTTTTCACAAAGTTATGAACTATTACCTATTTGTTTAAATAAAAAGTCGCTAAATTTATTAAACGACAGAGTTAACTATGTCCAAGATGAATTAGGTAGAAAGCTTATACTTGAAAATGCTACATATTATTATAAAGTGCAAGAAAAAATGAGTGAAGTTGAGTTTATAAATAAGCTTGTAGAAAAAAGCGGTGTTGGAATTTTACTAGATGTAAATAATGTATATGTAAACTCAGTTAACCATAATTTTGATGCACAAAAATTTATAGATGATTTGGACAAGTCAACCATTGCTTACATTCATATAGCAGGTCATTTTAATGACAGAGAATCTGGATTTTTGGTTGATACTCATGGGAAAAATGTGACAAAAAAAGTTTGGGAACTCCTAGCTTATACATTAGAACAGAAAAAAGTTCCGTGTATGATAGAAAGAGATAACAATATTCCAAGCTTAGATGAACTAGGTAAAGAATTTGAGAAAATGAAACAAATATATGAAAGTGTAAAATGAAAGATTTACAAAAAGATTTTTTTTACAAAATAAGCAGAAGAAAACCAAGCGAAGATAAAGCTATAACTTTATATCAAAATTTGGTTTTTCAAAGATATTATGAAATTTTATCAAATGCTTATCCTATATTTGCTAGTATTATACCTGATGACAAATTTAAAAAAATGGTTCAAGATTTTTTAGAATTTGGTGCAAGGAATGAGTATGTTTGGAAAATGCCAAAAGAATTTGGAAAATATCTGACTTCTAGCAAGAAATACAAAAACTTGCCTTATACAAAAGACTTATTATGGTTTGAGTGGATAGAAATAGAATTATTTATGAAAAACTATGATGATTTTGAAAAATCAAAATTTTCTTTAAAATCTAATTATATTTTAAATAAAAATGCTAAAATAAAAAAGTTAAAATATAAAGTTCATTTAAAAGATTTAGAAAACAAGGAGAAATGTGCATTATTAGCCTATTATGATACTCAAAGTAAAATAGTTATCTATAGGGAATTGTCCTTATCTATGTATGAGTTTATAAAGTTGATGAAGCATAACTCTTTCAAAAAAAGTAGTAAAATCATATGCAAAAAATATGATTTAGAAAAAAAAGAGAGTAAAAAAATACTAAAAAAAGCCCTAAAAGAACTTGTAAATTTAGGTGTTTTAATAAAAAGGATAAATAGTGACACAAATATTAAATAAAGTCAATAATTGCTTAAATAATCTGCAAAGCGTGGGATTATTTTTTGCTAGAATGTTGTTAGCTTATGGATTTTATGAGCCAGCAATAAATAAATTTTCTGATATTCAAGGAATATCTACATGGTTTGCAAGTCTTGGAATTCCTTTTCCACTACTTAATGCATATGCAGCAACATATACTGAAATTTTTGGGGTAATCTTATTAGTTTTAGGACTATTTACTAGATATATTTCATTTTTATTAATTATGGTTTTAACCGTTGCTATAATGACAGTTCATTTTGCAAATGGTTTTAGTGTTGGAAACAATGGATTTGAAATACCACTATACTACATATCATTTTTGATTATTTTGATGGGTTTTGGAGCAGGAAAAATAAGCTTAGATCATATAATCAAAAGAAAATTTTATGAAAATACTGCTTCTTGAGGACGATGCGTTATTATCTGATTTAATTTCAACTCATCTAATAGAGCAAAATTATGAGGTTGATACATTTGATGATGGGGAAAAAGCATTAGAAAGTATAGAAAATAAAAAATATGATATGTTTATATTTGATATAAATGTTCCAAAAATTTCTGGCTTAGATTTGCTAAAAAATATAAGAGATTATGATATAACTATACCAACTATTATAATAACGGCTTATCAAGATACTGGGAATCTCAAAAAAGGCTTTTGTTACGGTTGTGATGACTATATAAAAAAGCCTTTTGACTTAGAAGAGTTAAGCCAAAGAGTTATAAATTTATCAAAAAGATTTGGAATTGATAAAAATCATATAATAGATATGAAAACACACACTCTTGATTTAATAAACCATACTATTGAAAAAGATAAAAATACCTATGAAATTTCAAAAAAAGAGGCTGAAATTTTGTATTATTTATATAATAACAGCAAAAGAGTTGTAAGTTTTGATGAATTATTTCAGAATATATGGTATTGTGACGAATACCCTAGCCAAATTACAATAAGAGTATATATAAAAAATTTGAGAAATATTGTAGGTAAGGATAAAATAAAAACTTTGCGAGGTTTAGGCTACATATATGAATAAAAAAGAGAAATTTGCTTTTTTGAAATTTTTGCAATACTATGTCGGATCATCTTTTATATTTGTTGTAATTATAGCTTTTATGTATTATGACAAAGAATGGAAAAATATAGAAAGTCACTACAGTATGAAAACAAGTCAAATAGCTTGGAAAATTAAAAGCGAAATACTAAATAAATATATGAAAAATGAGAAATTAGTTCTTAACATAGAAGATAAAACTATAAATTATGCTCTTTTAAAGGACGATACTTCTGTATATTTTTCAAATTTAAGATATCCAATTGACTTTAATATACAAAATAAAACTCAT is a genomic window of Campylobacter blaseri containing:
- the tpx gene encoding thiol peroxidase produces the protein MANITVGGNVANLVGNEVNVGDLAPVVELAAKDLSSIKVGGVSDKIQILAVVPSLDTEVCATETRKFNQSVAGKDNVKLTVISMDLPFAMGRFCSTEGIENIQVGSDFRNKDFANAYGVLIKDGALAGLSARAIFIVNKDGKIIHKEIVSEVTNEPNYETIQKIIKENGGCSTGGCSL
- a CDS encoding tetratricopeptide repeat protein; translated protein: MREIILIGFFILTSCFGMSELEQKCEFGDGNACKSLALQNRHKIKTNETLELSKNYFIKAVEIYKEKCEIGDYSYCSQLADAYKYGEGVEMDTAKADELYSKVEAHYKEKCNEGDTKNCNIIINLYKYGIIENGSSNLDGLYKQLVQIHTKKCEMGDGDSCEELIKLYNSNGEEKKYINDADKLYKKAFEGYMKNCNLEDANSCYKLSNIYGMGNPAVEHNLTKSNLYFDKSVQIYKKQCEANNGDSCNKIVGLYANNPTPDMKRVDEFSKKTIKAHENACETGDSFACSKLAYIYGYGQIVNLSKSVEFAKKACKLGDELKSPFFCKRLNK
- a CDS encoding putative DNA-binding domain-containing protein → MKDLQKDFFYKISRRKPSEDKAITLYQNLVFQRYYEILSNAYPIFASIIPDDKFKKMVQDFLEFGARNEYVWKMPKEFGKYLTSSKKYKNLPYTKDLLWFEWIEIELFMKNYDDFEKSKFSLKSNYILNKNAKIKKLKYKVHLKDLENKEKCALLAYYDTQSKIVIYRELSLSMYEFIKLMKHNSFKKSSKIICKKYDLEKKESKKILKKALKELVNLGVLIKRINSDTNIK
- a CDS encoding c-type cytochrome translates to MKIVKILAKFGLLMAILSSFAIAENSIKMSDIPQDETLQRGKKVYDYWCLPCHGANMPGTNALVVLYKDSGIPTELTKRTDLVPELVEFFVREGKHSMPFFRKTEINDEDMKALSEYLSNPKN
- a CDS encoding FAD-binding oxidoreductase, encoding MILPIGVSEANFKTAIEKFKKAIGEKWVFDKEEDIKLYRDAYSPEWDEPTEPIPSLAVAPKDTAEVQAIVKIANEYKIPLFPISTGKNLGYGSSAPNRRGDVVVDLKRMNKIIEVDDKRNFCILEPGVSYFDFYEYCEKNNLNVMMDIPDPGWGSPVGNALDHGWGYTYGMYRDHFGAHCGMEVVLANGEVMRTGMGALPNAKTFAENKYGYGAYVDGLFAQSNFGIVTKMGFWLMPKPEFYALYSLTTPRREDIIPMVEILNYLEDSFIIGWPLYRSPLNPPHGKEMNPELKSYLTSNGGKPDLEKIQNYALKNKIPYWQIDIPIYGNKDSVKANAEYIKKRFSVIDGSKLELVQEFSLPLSKDDIEKLKHKVSLGIPSMEIFWLSTRGEKLDPQDGHVWFSPIIPRDGKELLKCQDVYIDVFHELGMPSPITPFAHPRSWMYRAFCFMLGFGNSRTDIEHNKKMRIAYRKMIEVAADNGWGDYRAAPTFQDDVYDVYSYNDHILKKFIEKLKDAIDPNGIMAPGRGGIWPKSLREAKNGGAK
- a CDS encoding response regulator transcription factor — encoded protein: MKILLLEDDALLSDLISTHLIEQNYEVDTFDDGEKALESIENKKYDMFIFDINVPKISGLDLLKNIRDYDITIPTIIITAYQDTGNLKKGFCYGCDDYIKKPFDLEELSQRVINLSKRFGIDKNHIIDMKTHTLDLINHTIEKDKNTYEISKKEAEILYYLYNNSKRVVSFDELFQNIWYCDEYPSQITIRVYIKNLRNIVGKDKIKTLRGLGYIYE
- a CDS encoding tetratricopeptide repeat protein, with protein sequence MKKFILIGLFILTSCFGNTADELKARCEIADGNSCHTLGLWHNYGSKEDVEYNKTKSEFFIKKACNLGLGKACYDLIVVLGGNGRTEEEKMDIYKKGCDLDDEFSCEILGDLHYPYNNSKQDFNKSKYYYEKACKINPVNSSCEKMAFYSIQNPEFSKLNLNKALSILKENCNFYKKRGNCSYFNYACNLQSLRDKLQEECNLNKGYACGNLGLIYYMEEKENKDYKAILNLYQKGCDLKDGDSCSYLADYYFNNKQSDKATKILQNSCERGDLKQCGFLGNIYFIGKLTQTDYIKAEKYYIKNCELKTKNYCKTLISLYEESEKDPNNIKELFEQKCSLGNGNFCGLLGEMYETGYFLDENFSKALEFYNKANSLGHTEYYFNLDWLQTINKNINFEKILNICDKKLCYEFAKEYESSYNIGDEKALENMKQLYEKGCDLGDGNSCVELGYINYNDITKVKELYKKSCDLNNSKGCFILGYLYENGAGITKDMNIAKKMYEKACNLGNKISCAKIDKLK
- the ypfJ gene encoding KPN_02809 family neutral zinc metallopeptidase; its protein translation is MKWRDRRQSNNVEDRRGEQVRAGMNLQAIIPIARFLLQTKIGKIVLIIGVIAYFLGFNPLSMLNLSAPATSNQAITKNDEEQAKFIATILAETEDVWNNIFAKNSSKYVEPNLVLFRGVVNSGCGFASSQVGPFYCPNDQKIYIDLNFFNELAKRYNAPGDFANAYVLAHEVGHHVQYLTGTLKKAEELKKQTSDKARKNAIQVKVELQADCYAGIWAHYVHFEKNLLEDGDIDEALNAANMIGDDALQRKARGYVVPDSFTHGTSKQRKEWFYKGFKSGNLKNCNTKI
- a CDS encoding DUF692 family multinuclear iron-containing protein, with product MEKLQGCGLGLRREFLVEALSSDFKPDFWEITPENWIQMPYHHRENFEKIVSQNKIVAHGVSLSIGSNKKPSKKFLKDLREFLDKYNIKEYSEHISFSHVDFSQSYELLPICLNKKSLNLLNDRVNYVQDELGRKLILENATYYYKVQEKMSEVEFINKLVEKSGVGILLDVNNVYVNSVNHNFDAQKFIDDLDKSTIAYIHIAGHFNDRESGFLVDTHGKNVTKKVWELLAYTLEQKKVPCMIERDNNIPSLDELGKEFEKMKQIYESVK
- a CDS encoding DoxX family protein, translated to MTQILNKVNNCLNNLQSVGLFFARMLLAYGFYEPAINKFSDIQGISTWFASLGIPFPLLNAYAATYTEIFGVILLVLGLFTRYISFLLIMVLTVAIMTVHFANGFSVGNNGFEIPLYYISFLIILMGFGAGKISLDHIIKRKFYENTAS